The genomic window ATGATGCTCGTGATCGTGGTCATGGTCATGGCAGCCGCAGGTGCAGTCAGGGCCGTGGTCGTGGTGGTGCTCATGCTCATGCTCGTGGTCATGGTCATGGTGGTGGTCATGCTCATGCTCATGCTCATGCTCGTGTTCATGGTCATGGTGATGATGATGCTCGTGCTCCTCGCTCTCCTTCTGCGCCTCGGCAAGAAGCGATGCCAGCTCGTCATCGAGAGTGTTCTTCTGTGTCATAGCCTCAACGATAGCCGCACCCGAAAGCTCGTCCCAGTCGGTGGTGACTATAGTTGCCTTGTCATTGAGCGCTCTGAGCCTTGCCACAGCGTCGTCGAGCTTTTCCTGAGAAAGACCCTTTGTGTGGCTCAGAATAAGGCAGCTTGCGTATGTTATCTGGTTGTCAAAGAACTCGCCGAAGTTCTTCTGATACATCTTGCACTTCTTGGCATCTACTACTGTTGTGAAGCCGTCGAGCTCGACATCGTGTGCGTTTATATTCTGAACTGCCCTGATAACGTCTGAGAGCTTGCCGACACCCGAGGGCTCAATGAGTATCCTGTCGGGGTGGTACTGCTCCAGCACCTGCTCTAATGCCTTGCCGAAGTCGCCTACCAGCGAGCAGCAGATACAGCCGGAATTCATCTCGGTTATCTGCACGCCTGCCTCCTGCAAAAATCCGCCGTCTATGCCTATCTCGCCGAACTCGTTCTCTATGAGCACGAGCTGCTCGTTGTTAAAGCCGTCTGCTATGAGCTTCTTGATGAGCGTTGTCTTGCCTGCACCCAGAAAGCCCGAGAATATGGTTATCTTTGTCATAATGATCTTCCTTTCTGTATTAAGGCAATACCGCACGACCACCGGCACAAGCCTTTGTACGCCATACACTTGCAGATTTTCCGTCATATCACCCAAATTCACCTCCGCATACTTTAGTATACGGAATATACGGTAGTATTCCTGCGGTTAATTTGGGCAATCTGACAAAAAATCTGACTGCGTGTCTGACGCACAATGGTCGTGCGGTATTGCCTTGAATAATTCTTACAAATGTTTATTATATCACTTTTTTGCCGATAAATCAAGGGGGAAATTGTGAATGGAAAAATCCATAAAAAAGTGTAACGCTTCCACCTCCGAATGCGTCAATATAAGTGAAAGGGCGGTGAAGAAATGACCGACAGCGAAATAACCGAGCTTTTTACTAACAGAGACGAGCGTGCGCTGACTGCGTGCGAGGAAAGCTACGG from Ruminococcus sp. NK3A76 includes these protein-coding regions:
- a CDS encoding CobW family GTP-binding protein; its protein translation is MTKITIFSGFLGAGKTTLIKKLIADGFNNEQLVLIENEFGEIGIDGGFLQEAGVQITEMNSGCICCSLVGDFGKALEQVLEQYHPDRILIEPSGVGKLSDVIRAVQNINAHDVELDGFTTVVDAKKCKMYQKNFGEFFDNQITYASCLILSHTKGLSQEKLDDAVARLRALNDKATIVTTDWDELSGAAIVEAMTQKNTLDDELASLLAEAQKESEEHEHHHHHDHEHEHEHEHEHDHHHDHDHEHEHEHHHDHGPDCTCGCHDHDHDHEHHHHHADDVFTSWGAESAKKFTKEEITAALEALENEEKYGLILRAKGIVPATDGSWIHYDYIPGTPDVRTGAAGVTGRLCVIGSKINEKAISELFGVEEA